The window GCATTAGGAAAGGAAATTATGCTGTATGccaaccccccacccaccatTAAGGGTATAAAAGGAccatggaggaaggagaaactCAAACCTCACCACATCCACCTAGATTAGCTTACTTGCTCTCCATCACCTCTCCCTGCACCATGCCTTACAACTGCTGCCTTCCCAACCTGAGCTGCCGCTCCACCTGCTGCTCCCGGCCCTGCGTGCCCCCCAGCTGCCACACCTGTACCCTGCCCGGGGCCTGCAACATCCCCGCCAACGTGGGCAACTGCGGCTGGTTCTGCGAGGGCTCCTTCAATGGCAGCGAGAAGGAGACCATGCAGTTCCTGAACGACCGCCTGGCCAGCTACCTGGAGAAGGTGCGCCAGCTGGAGCGGGAGAACGCGGAGCTGGAGACCAGGATCCGGGAGTGGTGCCAGCAGCAGGTGCCCTTCGTGTGCCCCAGCTACCAGTCCTACTTCCGGACCATCGAGGAGCTCCAGCAGAAGGTGAGGGGGTGCCATGTGGGGGCACAGCAGCAGCTGACTGTCTTTGAACAATAAGACATTCTCAAGTTCAAGTGGCCCTCACAGTAGAATCttgttttcagattctgtgtgccaAGTCTGAGAATGCCAGGCTGGTGGTGCAGATCGACAACGCCAAGTTGGCCTCTGATGACTTCAGAACCAAGTAGGTTGAGACTTTTAGGCTAGGTGACCCCTAAGGTCCTTATGGCTCTCTCATGGCCCCGTGGGACTAACATTTcctggaaggggagaggcagccatttttcccttttgatttctcttCTCAAGCCTGGCTTTATCTAAAACTGGTTTCAAACAGAGATCCAGACTCATATGCTGTGTGCACTTCAGCCTATATTGCTATCTCTGGAAGGCCTTCTTAAATCCCCAAATTCAGAGATTGACAGAGACTGTTCTATGGGGAGTGGTGGTATATTAaccaacaaaattgagaggaaaatgAGAGACTCCATCTCATGAGTTCTTGTGGGGACCTTCTGGTGTTAGGGTGAGTCAGGGGCCTCTCCAATCTATTTGTGCAGAGCTTGAGGGAAACATggaagaaaagggggagaaaactGTACCAGTTCAAAGAGATGGAGGCCAGTCCATGCACACAAGACACAGAACAGGGGACTGGCTTCTTTCCTGCCTCATCCTTTCTGATCTGTGTGTGCAGGTACGAGACGGAGCTGGGCTTGAGGCAGCTAGTGGAGTCGGACATCAACGGCCTGCGCAGGATCCTGGACGAGCTGACTCTGTGCAAGTCTGACCTGGAGGCCCAGGTGGAGTCCCTGAGGGAGGAGCTGCTGAGCCTCAAGAAGAACCACGAGGAGgtgagaggaaaagggaaaaaaaagtaggttTCAGATCCAAGCCTTTAGCATCAGCAACCAGGAGGCAAGTGCCATCAGGCTTCTTGAGCTGGGACTCTTCTCTGAAGAACTCAAGACTCTTCAGAGAATGATGATACTATACCCATAGCATGTAGGGAGGTGGTTTGCTTATTCTCCAGCAACTGGGTGAGGTTGGGCAGGTGTTGGAGATGCTGAGAAAAGGCATCCATTTATTGAGCCCTGCTCGCTGCTGCTCACtgttagtttttaaatttggtggtagagatggaaggaaaaaaagaactaagacATGTTCCCTCTCTTCAACGGGCTCCCAGTGGTCTAGGCAGATGGCTATGTACAAACAATGGTAGAATACGGGCAGAGGAAAGTAGTTCCATATGAGAAGTATGAGCAACATATGCAGGGAATAGTCCAGTCTACCTGGAAGGAGACAGGGAATGTTCTAAGAGACATGTCATGGGAAGGAGGAGGCTTTCACACTTGGGTGTTTCAATCTGGGGGAAGAGACTGAGCAAAGACACAGAAGTAGAAGAGCAGGTATATTAGAGTTTGGCACATGGATTGATATGGCTGGGCATGCATTACCTATAGGGGTGAGTTGGGAAATGAGGTAGGATTTGCACAGGCCAGGGAGTTTGGACTTAAGTCTTATTGGTAATGTGagcttttttcagtttttggggGAAATATATTGATGTGATCCCTATTTGGGTCTAATCCTACATCGTATCTGTGTCAGTCTTTGGGAATgatcagaatatacatttttggcAGGGTTGTGCTCACTTTCCTACAGTAGGAAGATATACAGCAGATCCATTTCTGTggttcatttcttcctcttcttccctcaggAAGTCAACACCCTGCGCTGCCAGATCGGAGACCGCCTCAACGTGGAGGTGGACGCGGCCCCCACCGTGGACCTGAACCGCGTGCTCAACGAGACCAGGAGCCAATATGAGGCCCTGGTGGAGACCAACCGCAGGGACGTGGAGGAATGGTTCACCACCCAGGTGGGCATCTCAGCACGCGGCCGCCCGGGCCCCTCGGCCCCTCGCGGCCCTTGAGGCAGGGTCTCACCCTGTCTCGTCCCCTGTGCTGTTTCAGACCGAGGAGCTGAACAAGCAGGTGGTGTCCAGTGCGGAGCAGCTGCAGTCCTGCCAGGCGGAGATCATCGAGCTGAGACGCACAGTCAACGCCCTGGAGATCGAGCTGCAGGCCCAGCACAACCTGGTGGGTGTCGCTCGGGGTGCTGCCCACCCTCTCCTCACCTGGTGAAGCCCGTGACTTCTCTGGAATCCCACGGAGTCGCCCCCTGAGAAGCGGCTCTGTGACATTCCGTATGTTCCCCACACAGAGGGACTCCCTGGAGAACACGCTGACGGAGACCGAGGCGCGCTACAGCGCCCAGCTGGGCCAGGTGCAGTGCATGATCACCAACGTGGAGTCCCAGCTGGCCGAGATCCGCTGTGACCTGGAGCGGCAGAACCAGGAGTACCAGGTGCTGCTGGACGTCAAGGCCCGGCTGGAGTGCGAGATCAACACGTACCGGGGCCTGCTGGAGAGCGAGGACTGCAAGTGAGTGCGAGGCAAAGAACTCTGGAGGACATGTGGTGGGACTACAAGATATTGTGAGCATACACATGGCGGCCACGTTTTCAACTCACAGAACAACGTGCATGTATAGAGTCCATGATGTGACAGTTAAGCCGAAAAGGAAGGTCAGAGGTGAAGGGCATACATCCCTTGCATCAGGGAGCTAACGATAGAGAAGTGGTGGTGGACAGATTGTTGCAACAATAACTGTTGGGTAAGACAGCGTGTATTGTTTTCAGGAGAGCTCAAGAGCgtaacatttttcaaaaggacAATTTCCACCTCAGCACATGGCATTCTGGGATGGGGAGAAGGATTCGATGGCAATCAAATTTGATTCCAACTATCTCCAACCACTGAGAATTCATGGGTTGTCTCATTAGGCACCTTAGGGCTCTCTCCACAACCATCCCCAATCCTCTCTAAACCTCTGTGTCCTCCCAGGCTTCCCTGCAACCCATGTGCTACCACCAACGCTTGTGGCAATTCCTGCGGGTCCTGTGGTGCCTCTCAAACGCGTTGCTCTTAATTTAAGAACTTGCACCCTCTTTGAAGACAACAATGAAGCCACTCTGATCAAGCAAAGGAAAGGTCCTCGGGTCTTGCCTTCTTTGGAGCCTAGCCATGCCAAATATGATATCTCTAGACACGAAAATGCCTTCCAGATTCAACAAGCAAAGGCACACATGGTTAACTTCCAATGTCTGGGAAATCCCTTTCTGTTGAAGTTCGAGTGTCTTTGTTTCTGAAGATGTCCAGCTCCATGGTATCTGAGCTCCAGGTATTACTTTTAGGGCATTTCCTGTATGTATtgtgtttcctgtttttcttgcttctttggtATTCTCTGGAATGCAAGGAAGCTACTTCATTTACTTCCCAATAAACTTCATTTCTCTGGCATAGTAAATGTGTTTCTCATTCATATTTATGCACTGTAAAGTACCTGTTGTGGCTATTTCATAAAAACGTCCCTTTGTTAGGATGAAATGGGTTAAATGACTAACCCCAGCCATTATGCTCCACTGGTAAATACTGCTGGAGGGGGAGGGACTGTTCTCCTGGGAAGCTCCTGCCAAGGGGCGACCATGAAGGAAACCTGGCCTCCAACACTCATGCCCCTCTTTCCTTGGCTGCAGGGTGCTTGGCAATACTGAGTCCTCCCCAGATCTGACTGCTATTTCCCACGGTCATCCTCATCATTCAGGGGTTGGTTTTCTGTTCCCCATTCTCGTAAACTGCCTAAAGACCAGCTTCTGAAGAAACTGCTCAAAGAGCAGCTACCCTCTCCTTTCAACCTGTCAACTGTACCTGCATCCCCACTGTAGATAGCTGCCTTTCCCTGAAGACGTGCCTTCAGTGATTTCCATAAACCAGCACACTCTGGGTTCTCTCGTTATATCTCCTACTACCCATTTTCCAGCTCCTGATTAGcctgccttttcctttctgtcccaaTTGGAGGAAATGCCTAGATCCTCAGCtgtgtttttttctcctccatctcTGTTCAGGAAGAACTAGCacctctatgctgacaactccgAATCTTGCTCTTATTTTAGTTCAAGTCCCAGGTCTTTAGTTGCCCATAGGACAGTTTCACTTGATACTAGGCTGCCACATCACATTTAATTGGACTGAAACTTATCTTCATCAAACTGGTTCCTCTTGTTACCCACTTGTTACACCCAACACTTCGTAATCTAAAGACCCTTTAAATGCAGGTAAGCgcatctccccacctccccctctttTCGAGTTCCCTCTTTCCTCTAGGTCTTCTCTCCTATCTACAATGTTCTTCTGTAActtctgtatcattttatttcttataatttcaagttatataatatttcaagaatatttcaataatttcaagaatataataaattcaattcttataatttcaaatatttcttataatttcaaGAAAGACCAGTGCTCATTGTTTCCCCCAACAGACATGAACCCTACCCCCCACGTGATTCATATCTGAATTATTAGAGCTCTCAATTCTCTTGGTCACTGTGTCAAGTCTTCATTCGATTTGACCCTATCTAACCTACACAACTGCAACCATCTGTTCTGTATGCTCCATGTGGAGCACTgagaatacacaaataaatgagcCCTGGTCCTGGCCCACAGCATGTTCACAGTCTAGAATGGACAAGACAAAGAGACAACCCTTATGCAGACAAACATCCATGTGCCTCAAGAAAGGTGTAAGTAAAGAATGATACATTTCTGACCTGTGAGAGAAAAACTATATGATTTcaggaattatttttatagtttaagtGTGAGAGAGtggtaaaaagagagaggaggtagCGCTCAATCAGAGCTTTGAAAACCCAAATATTCTGTTCATATAAATACTGTCTGCCTATCCTTCAAGAGAGACAGTATCATCACCCAGTTATAGCCCAGTGTAAACCACAGAATACTGTAAGTGGAATAAAGGAACAGTAACACTAATGAGGATTCATGAGAAGGTTATTAAAACTTAATATACTTCCCTTGTTCCAACTTCAGTCAACGATTGCTGTATGATATTAGCATAATTCTGAAACGAAGTTTGATGAGGTATGTTTGGACAGATGAGTATATGCAGGTCTGACAAGAGGGAAAGTTTTCCCAAACATGAACTTTGCCTGGTaaggagaagaggaagcaggaaaTGTGTCTAGAGCTTGGCAGACCAATTTCTAACTG of the Neofelis nebulosa isolate mNeoNeb1 chromosome 16, mNeoNeb1.pri, whole genome shotgun sequence genome contains:
- the KRT34 gene encoding keratin, type I cuticular Ha4 is translated as MPYNCCLPNLSCRSTCCSRPCVPPSCHTCTLPGACNIPANVGNCGWFCEGSFNGSEKETMQFLNDRLASYLEKVRQLERENAELETRIREWCQQQVPFVCPSYQSYFRTIEELQQKILCAKSENARLVVQIDNAKLASDDFRTKYETELGLRQLVESDINGLRRILDELTLCKSDLEAQVESLREELLSLKKNHEEEVNTLRCQIGDRLNVEVDAAPTVDLNRVLNETRSQYEALVETNRRDVEEWFTTQTEELNKQVVSSAEQLQSCQAEIIELRRTVNALEIELQAQHNLRDSLENTLTETEARYSAQLGQVQCMITNVESQLAEIRCDLERQNQEYQVLLDVKARLECEINTYRGLLESEDCKLPCNPCATTNACGNSCGSCGASQTRCS